In the Clavelina lepadiformis chromosome 8, kaClaLepa1.1, whole genome shotgun sequence genome, one interval contains:
- the LOC143468319 gene encoding cytosolic phospholipase A2-like isoform X2, translating into MKKSVSFDYDYICDEAYGNSDKYSAPLDVVFEKDNTKTEYIDPVKQRRSRFVHSVSTTALLKGKTFGRLNRVRSKTDPFQFFEVKHDPCHQLTVRVLRGRNISKGLFGDIFDVPDPYIEIHIHNAPDGKKATSHVDNNPNPEWDETLTYFLPTGDEKNIIAEISLMDSNYSVDEILGKVEFDIGKIPLETTVLRTFSFNETSEVDIEFRKEVKYDSNLRSSLALCEEEKAFRSARKSKVLKAMRILLEKHNRVGGPRTMREAPVITVLGSGGGFRAMTGYAGAIKALHDSGVLDCCTYLTGLSGSSWYLACLYAHENFPVRGPTEVNAEIRHFIENSPFWLLRPECLMRYSHRLHAKMKAGQPVTFTDFFGMLIGQTLLGAEKMQTAKLSDFQNKIKDGGAPMPMMTCLHVRPKTSAMTFHDWVEFSPFEIGIAKYGTFMNTKHFGSKFFMGVLAKQFEESPLHFLMGVWGSAFSILFNRLLEKSHGIADNIKKAVDFRQEMQEELTQCMQSNDDGDDSSDETADDTDSEYDDAVENPPNPHPPLTRTTWFGGRSNSPEKCKSNGRSGMMRWLDWGGSMEEPDEVEEKPKPKKPHSRSFLNSLIGSVFGTDILESREYRAGKILNYMRGVSLSRPYYLLSPFTPFDENNTIAEVGEFEKIHEPIEVKRKKVHMVDAGLTFNSPYPPMLRPQRTVDLILSFDFSGRDSDNSEPFKEILLAEKWAKLHHLPFPKIDRSVFEREGMKECYVFRDEEDERAPIIIHFVLCNVLFRKFKRPGVPRARGDTSGDFDIFDAPKTPYSTFNFQYANEEFDRLRDLVEFNTLLHIDTIIEEIINCSNLRRRSQIRGSITLKDVRNSVHLSEKNKRSLEKNLLNAGGSFHLD; encoded by the exons TGCGAAGCAAAACCGATCCCTTCCAGTTCTTTGAG GTTAAACACGACCCGTGCCATCAACTTACAGTTCGCGTTTTAAGGGGAAGAAACATATCAAAAGGGCTCTTCGGTGATATTT TTGACGTTCCTGACCCATACATTGAAATCCATATTCACAACGCACCTGACGGTAAAAAAGCAACCAGTCATGTAGACAACAATCCGAACCCAGAATGGGATGAAACCTTAACCTACTTTCTACCAACTGGTGACGAGAAAAATATAATTGCTGAA ATAAGCCTGATGGATTCGAATTACTCGGTGGATGAAATACTTGGCAAGGTGGAGTTTGATATCGGTAAGATTCCACTTGAGACGACAGTGTTACGCACCTTCAGCTTTAATGAG ACTTCAGAGGTGGACATCGAGTTTCGAAAAGAAGTAAA ATATGATTCAAACCTACGATCAAGTCTTGCATTATGCGAAGAGGAGAAGGCATTTCGTTCAGCGAGAAAGTCAAAAGTTTTAAAGGCCATGAGAATTTTGCTCGAAAAACACAATCGCGTTGGAGGACCGCGAACAATGAGAgaa GCACCTGTAATAACTGTTTTGGGCTCTGGGGGTGGATTTCGAGCTATGACTGGTTACGCAGGAGCAATTAAGGCGCTGCATGATTCCGGAGTCTTGGATTGTTGTACGTACCTCACCGGATTGTCGGGTTCATCCTG GTATCTTGCATGCTTGTATGCTCATGAAAACTTTCCTGTGCGTGGTCCAACTGAGGTGAACGCCGAGATAAGACATTTCATTGAAAACAGCCCGTTTTGGTTGCTTCGCCCTGAATGTCTTATGAGATACAG TCATCGCCTTCACGCCAAAATGAAAGCCGGTCAACCTGTAACTTTCACAGACTTTTTCGGTATGCTCATTGGACAGACGCTATTGGGAGCCGAG AAAATGCAAACTGCAAAGCTGTCTGACTTTCAGAACAAGATTAAAGATGGTGGTGCACCAATGCCAATGATGACGTGTTTACATGTGCGACCAAAAACATCCGCTATGACTTTTCACG aCTGGGTCGAATTCAGTCCGTTTGAGATAGGAATTGCAAAATATGGAACGTTCATGAACACCAAACACTTTGGCAGTAAATTTTTCATGGGCGTGTTGGCCAAGCAGTTCGAGGAAAGCCCACTACATTTTCTTATG GGTGTGTGGGGAAGCGCATTTTCTATTCTCTTCAACAGACTTCTTGAAAAGAGCCACGGGATTGCTGACAATATAAAAAAGGCTGTCGACTTTCGACAAGAAATGCAAGAAGAGCTAA CGCAATGTATGCAATCGAATGATGACGGAGATGACTCGTCTGACGAGACTGCTGACGACACTGACTCGGAATATGATGACGCAGTCGAAAATCCACCCAACCCCCATCC GCCACTTACAAGGACGACATGGTTCGGTGGACGTTCAAACTCTCCCGAGAAATG CAAAAGCAATGGGCGCTCAGGTATGATGAGATGGTTAGATTGGGGCGGGAGTATGGAGGAGCCTGACGAGGTTGAAGAAAAACCAAAACCGAAAAAGCCTCATTCGCGCTCGTTTCTCAACTCTTTAATAGGAAGTGTTTTCGGAACTGATATATTAGAG tccAGAGAGTACCGAGCTGGAAAGATCTTAAACTACATGAGAGGAGTATCTTTGAGTCGACCTTATTATCTCTTGTCACCTTTCACCCCCTTTGATGAGAACAATACAATTGCTGAAG TTGGAGAATTCGAAAAGATACACGAACCTATCGAAGTGAAGAGAAAGAAAGTTCATATGGTTGACGCTGGTCTGACGTTCAACTCGCCCTATCCGCCAATGTTAAGACCACAACGCACGGTAGATCTAATTCTTTCCTTTGATTTCAGCGGCAGAGACAGTGACAACAGCGAACCTTTCAAG gaAATCTTGCTGGCTGAGAAATGGGCGAAACTGCATCACCTTCCATTTCCGAAAATCGATCGAAGTGTTTTTGAAAGAGAAGGAATGAAAGAGTGCTACGTGTTCAGAGATGAAGAGGACGAGAGAGCGCCGATCAtcattcattttgttttgtgcaaCGTGCTGTTTAGGAAGTTTAAAAGACCtg GAGTGCCAAGAGCTCGCGGGGACACCAGCGGTGATTTCGACATTTTTGATGCACCCAAAACACCGTATTCAACCTTCAACTTTCAATACGCAAATGAAGAGTTTGATAGATTGCGTGATTTGGTGGAATTTAATACACTGTTGCATATTGAT ACAATAATTGAGGAAATCATTAATTGCTCCAACCTTCGCCGAAGGTCCCAAATAAGGGGCTCAATTACCCTAAAAGATGTCAGAAACTCGGTTCATTTGAGCGAAAAGAACAAGAGATCTTTAGAGAAGAATCTGCTGAATGCAGGAGGCAGTTTTCACCTGGATTGA
- the LOC143468319 gene encoding cytosolic phospholipase A2-like isoform X3, with product MPMAKLLTRRLTKQEAVYEYGLTLPDGKNSLLRSKTDPFQFFEVKHDPCHQLTVRVLRGRNISKGLFGDIFDVPDPYIEIHIHNAPDGKKATSHVDNNPNPEWDETLTYFLPTGDEKNIIAEISLMDSNYSVDEILGKVEFDIGKIPLETTVLRTFSFNETSEVDIEFRKEVKYDSNLRSSLALCEEEKAFRSARKSKVLKAMRILLEKHNRVGGPRTMREAPVITVLGSGGGFRAMTGYAGAIKALHDSGVLDCCTYLTGLSGSSWYLACLYAHENFPVRGPTEVNAEIRHFIENSPFWLLRPECLMRYSHRLHAKMKAGQPVTFTDFFGMLIGQTLLGAEKMQTAKLSDFQNKIKDGGAPMPMMTCLHVRPKTSAMTFHDWVEFSPFEIGIAKYGTFMNTKHFGSKFFMGVLAKQFEESPLHFLMGVWGSAFSILFNRLLEKSHGIADNIKKAVDFRQEMQEELTQCMQSNDDGDDSSDETADDTDSEYDDAVENPPNPHPPLTRTTWFGGRSNSPEKCKSNGRSGMMRWLDWGGSMEEPDEVEEKPKPKKPHSRSFLNSLIGSVFGTDILESREYRAGKILNYMRGVSLSRPYYLLSPFTPFDENNTIAEVGEFEKIHEPIEVKRKKVHMVDAGLTFNSPYPPMLRPQRTVDLILSFDFSGRDSDNSEPFKEILLAEKWAKLHHLPFPKIDRSVFEREGMKECYVFRDEEDERAPIIIHFVLCNVLFRKFKRPGVPRARGDTSGDFDIFDAPKTPYSTFNFQYANEEFDRLRDLVEFNTLLHIDTIIEEIINCSNLRRRSQIRGSITLKDVRNSVHLSEKNKRSLEKNLLNAGGSFHLD from the exons TGCGAAGCAAAACCGATCCCTTCCAGTTCTTTGAG GTTAAACACGACCCGTGCCATCAACTTACAGTTCGCGTTTTAAGGGGAAGAAACATATCAAAAGGGCTCTTCGGTGATATTT TTGACGTTCCTGACCCATACATTGAAATCCATATTCACAACGCACCTGACGGTAAAAAAGCAACCAGTCATGTAGACAACAATCCGAACCCAGAATGGGATGAAACCTTAACCTACTTTCTACCAACTGGTGACGAGAAAAATATAATTGCTGAA ATAAGCCTGATGGATTCGAATTACTCGGTGGATGAAATACTTGGCAAGGTGGAGTTTGATATCGGTAAGATTCCACTTGAGACGACAGTGTTACGCACCTTCAGCTTTAATGAG ACTTCAGAGGTGGACATCGAGTTTCGAAAAGAAGTAAA ATATGATTCAAACCTACGATCAAGTCTTGCATTATGCGAAGAGGAGAAGGCATTTCGTTCAGCGAGAAAGTCAAAAGTTTTAAAGGCCATGAGAATTTTGCTCGAAAAACACAATCGCGTTGGAGGACCGCGAACAATGAGAgaa GCACCTGTAATAACTGTTTTGGGCTCTGGGGGTGGATTTCGAGCTATGACTGGTTACGCAGGAGCAATTAAGGCGCTGCATGATTCCGGAGTCTTGGATTGTTGTACGTACCTCACCGGATTGTCGGGTTCATCCTG GTATCTTGCATGCTTGTATGCTCATGAAAACTTTCCTGTGCGTGGTCCAACTGAGGTGAACGCCGAGATAAGACATTTCATTGAAAACAGCCCGTTTTGGTTGCTTCGCCCTGAATGTCTTATGAGATACAG TCATCGCCTTCACGCCAAAATGAAAGCCGGTCAACCTGTAACTTTCACAGACTTTTTCGGTATGCTCATTGGACAGACGCTATTGGGAGCCGAG AAAATGCAAACTGCAAAGCTGTCTGACTTTCAGAACAAGATTAAAGATGGTGGTGCACCAATGCCAATGATGACGTGTTTACATGTGCGACCAAAAACATCCGCTATGACTTTTCACG aCTGGGTCGAATTCAGTCCGTTTGAGATAGGAATTGCAAAATATGGAACGTTCATGAACACCAAACACTTTGGCAGTAAATTTTTCATGGGCGTGTTGGCCAAGCAGTTCGAGGAAAGCCCACTACATTTTCTTATG GGTGTGTGGGGAAGCGCATTTTCTATTCTCTTCAACAGACTTCTTGAAAAGAGCCACGGGATTGCTGACAATATAAAAAAGGCTGTCGACTTTCGACAAGAAATGCAAGAAGAGCTAA CGCAATGTATGCAATCGAATGATGACGGAGATGACTCGTCTGACGAGACTGCTGACGACACTGACTCGGAATATGATGACGCAGTCGAAAATCCACCCAACCCCCATCC GCCACTTACAAGGACGACATGGTTCGGTGGACGTTCAAACTCTCCCGAGAAATG CAAAAGCAATGGGCGCTCAGGTATGATGAGATGGTTAGATTGGGGCGGGAGTATGGAGGAGCCTGACGAGGTTGAAGAAAAACCAAAACCGAAAAAGCCTCATTCGCGCTCGTTTCTCAACTCTTTAATAGGAAGTGTTTTCGGAACTGATATATTAGAG tccAGAGAGTACCGAGCTGGAAAGATCTTAAACTACATGAGAGGAGTATCTTTGAGTCGACCTTATTATCTCTTGTCACCTTTCACCCCCTTTGATGAGAACAATACAATTGCTGAAG TTGGAGAATTCGAAAAGATACACGAACCTATCGAAGTGAAGAGAAAGAAAGTTCATATGGTTGACGCTGGTCTGACGTTCAACTCGCCCTATCCGCCAATGTTAAGACCACAACGCACGGTAGATCTAATTCTTTCCTTTGATTTCAGCGGCAGAGACAGTGACAACAGCGAACCTTTCAAG gaAATCTTGCTGGCTGAGAAATGGGCGAAACTGCATCACCTTCCATTTCCGAAAATCGATCGAAGTGTTTTTGAAAGAGAAGGAATGAAAGAGTGCTACGTGTTCAGAGATGAAGAGGACGAGAGAGCGCCGATCAtcattcattttgttttgtgcaaCGTGCTGTTTAGGAAGTTTAAAAGACCtg GAGTGCCAAGAGCTCGCGGGGACACCAGCGGTGATTTCGACATTTTTGATGCACCCAAAACACCGTATTCAACCTTCAACTTTCAATACGCAAATGAAGAGTTTGATAGATTGCGTGATTTGGTGGAATTTAATACACTGTTGCATATTGAT ACAATAATTGAGGAAATCATTAATTGCTCCAACCTTCGCCGAAGGTCCCAAATAAGGGGCTCAATTACCCTAAAAGATGTCAGAAACTCGGTTCATTTGAGCGAAAAGAACAAGAGATCTTTAGAGAAGAATCTGCTGAATGCAGGAGGCAGTTTTCACCTGGATTGA
- the LOC143468319 gene encoding cytosolic phospholipase A2-like isoform X4, with protein MSFRVANPLDELRKRSAEYSKNVNLLFLRSKTDPFQFFEVKHDPCHQLTVRVLRGRNISKGLFGDIFDVPDPYIEIHIHNAPDGKKATSHVDNNPNPEWDETLTYFLPTGDEKNIIAEISLMDSNYSVDEILGKVEFDIGKIPLETTVLRTFSFNETSEVDIEFRKEVKYDSNLRSSLALCEEEKAFRSARKSKVLKAMRILLEKHNRVGGPRTMREAPVITVLGSGGGFRAMTGYAGAIKALHDSGVLDCCTYLTGLSGSSWYLACLYAHENFPVRGPTEVNAEIRHFIENSPFWLLRPECLMRYSHRLHAKMKAGQPVTFTDFFGMLIGQTLLGAEKMQTAKLSDFQNKIKDGGAPMPMMTCLHVRPKTSAMTFHDWVEFSPFEIGIAKYGTFMNTKHFGSKFFMGVLAKQFEESPLHFLMGVWGSAFSILFNRLLEKSHGIADNIKKAVDFRQEMQEELTQCMQSNDDGDDSSDETADDTDSEYDDAVENPPNPHPPLTRTTWFGGRSNSPEKCKSNGRSGMMRWLDWGGSMEEPDEVEEKPKPKKPHSRSFLNSLIGSVFGTDILESREYRAGKILNYMRGVSLSRPYYLLSPFTPFDENNTIAEVGEFEKIHEPIEVKRKKVHMVDAGLTFNSPYPPMLRPQRTVDLILSFDFSGRDSDNSEPFKEILLAEKWAKLHHLPFPKIDRSVFEREGMKECYVFRDEEDERAPIIIHFVLCNVLFRKFKRPGVPRARGDTSGDFDIFDAPKTPYSTFNFQYANEEFDRLRDLVEFNTLLHIDTIIEEIINCSNLRRRSQIRGSITLKDVRNSVHLSEKNKRSLEKNLLNAGGSFHLD; from the exons TGCGAAGCAAAACCGATCCCTTCCAGTTCTTTGAG GTTAAACACGACCCGTGCCATCAACTTACAGTTCGCGTTTTAAGGGGAAGAAACATATCAAAAGGGCTCTTCGGTGATATTT TTGACGTTCCTGACCCATACATTGAAATCCATATTCACAACGCACCTGACGGTAAAAAAGCAACCAGTCATGTAGACAACAATCCGAACCCAGAATGGGATGAAACCTTAACCTACTTTCTACCAACTGGTGACGAGAAAAATATAATTGCTGAA ATAAGCCTGATGGATTCGAATTACTCGGTGGATGAAATACTTGGCAAGGTGGAGTTTGATATCGGTAAGATTCCACTTGAGACGACAGTGTTACGCACCTTCAGCTTTAATGAG ACTTCAGAGGTGGACATCGAGTTTCGAAAAGAAGTAAA ATATGATTCAAACCTACGATCAAGTCTTGCATTATGCGAAGAGGAGAAGGCATTTCGTTCAGCGAGAAAGTCAAAAGTTTTAAAGGCCATGAGAATTTTGCTCGAAAAACACAATCGCGTTGGAGGACCGCGAACAATGAGAgaa GCACCTGTAATAACTGTTTTGGGCTCTGGGGGTGGATTTCGAGCTATGACTGGTTACGCAGGAGCAATTAAGGCGCTGCATGATTCCGGAGTCTTGGATTGTTGTACGTACCTCACCGGATTGTCGGGTTCATCCTG GTATCTTGCATGCTTGTATGCTCATGAAAACTTTCCTGTGCGTGGTCCAACTGAGGTGAACGCCGAGATAAGACATTTCATTGAAAACAGCCCGTTTTGGTTGCTTCGCCCTGAATGTCTTATGAGATACAG TCATCGCCTTCACGCCAAAATGAAAGCCGGTCAACCTGTAACTTTCACAGACTTTTTCGGTATGCTCATTGGACAGACGCTATTGGGAGCCGAG AAAATGCAAACTGCAAAGCTGTCTGACTTTCAGAACAAGATTAAAGATGGTGGTGCACCAATGCCAATGATGACGTGTTTACATGTGCGACCAAAAACATCCGCTATGACTTTTCACG aCTGGGTCGAATTCAGTCCGTTTGAGATAGGAATTGCAAAATATGGAACGTTCATGAACACCAAACACTTTGGCAGTAAATTTTTCATGGGCGTGTTGGCCAAGCAGTTCGAGGAAAGCCCACTACATTTTCTTATG GGTGTGTGGGGAAGCGCATTTTCTATTCTCTTCAACAGACTTCTTGAAAAGAGCCACGGGATTGCTGACAATATAAAAAAGGCTGTCGACTTTCGACAAGAAATGCAAGAAGAGCTAA CGCAATGTATGCAATCGAATGATGACGGAGATGACTCGTCTGACGAGACTGCTGACGACACTGACTCGGAATATGATGACGCAGTCGAAAATCCACCCAACCCCCATCC GCCACTTACAAGGACGACATGGTTCGGTGGACGTTCAAACTCTCCCGAGAAATG CAAAAGCAATGGGCGCTCAGGTATGATGAGATGGTTAGATTGGGGCGGGAGTATGGAGGAGCCTGACGAGGTTGAAGAAAAACCAAAACCGAAAAAGCCTCATTCGCGCTCGTTTCTCAACTCTTTAATAGGAAGTGTTTTCGGAACTGATATATTAGAG tccAGAGAGTACCGAGCTGGAAAGATCTTAAACTACATGAGAGGAGTATCTTTGAGTCGACCTTATTATCTCTTGTCACCTTTCACCCCCTTTGATGAGAACAATACAATTGCTGAAG TTGGAGAATTCGAAAAGATACACGAACCTATCGAAGTGAAGAGAAAGAAAGTTCATATGGTTGACGCTGGTCTGACGTTCAACTCGCCCTATCCGCCAATGTTAAGACCACAACGCACGGTAGATCTAATTCTTTCCTTTGATTTCAGCGGCAGAGACAGTGACAACAGCGAACCTTTCAAG gaAATCTTGCTGGCTGAGAAATGGGCGAAACTGCATCACCTTCCATTTCCGAAAATCGATCGAAGTGTTTTTGAAAGAGAAGGAATGAAAGAGTGCTACGTGTTCAGAGATGAAGAGGACGAGAGAGCGCCGATCAtcattcattttgttttgtgcaaCGTGCTGTTTAGGAAGTTTAAAAGACCtg GAGTGCCAAGAGCTCGCGGGGACACCAGCGGTGATTTCGACATTTTTGATGCACCCAAAACACCGTATTCAACCTTCAACTTTCAATACGCAAATGAAGAGTTTGATAGATTGCGTGATTTGGTGGAATTTAATACACTGTTGCATATTGAT ACAATAATTGAGGAAATCATTAATTGCTCCAACCTTCGCCGAAGGTCCCAAATAAGGGGCTCAATTACCCTAAAAGATGTCAGAAACTCGGTTCATTTGAGCGAAAAGAACAAGAGATCTTTAGAGAAGAATCTGCTGAATGCAGGAGGCAGTTTTCACCTGGATTGA